One window of Papaver somniferum cultivar HN1 chromosome 9, ASM357369v1, whole genome shotgun sequence genomic DNA carries:
- the LOC113311506 gene encoding aspartic proteinase CDR1-like: protein MGGTFFIFLFTISNVSLLLISVTAVNPKKGFSMRMIHIDSKESPLYPGAHLTRGERLQRLFKQSKAQARYIKSQILLRNNATLSMNPNIARLPVVYEQRLLYVAKVGLGTFPGRRQSFMNYNLMIDSGSDQIWLQCEGAAKSFNQDMPLYPWKSSTTYHPIPCNTHPLCKGDKCNADGQCTYVTEYMTGSVTSGIFAEEKFTLGSDTGGTESIQLHMGCGFFQQNFEKFIGNNHLVGKPDLIAGILGLGSGKWSFLNQLGVAGQGKFSYCFETFNPNIEGSNTYLRFGADATIGGVLQKVHTTPIVVPEFETSLYYLNLEDISVGNKRVGFPRNAFKQNNRRVGGAIIDSGAPISIMYKNHFDRVADLVKEHFNRIGIEYIGSQECFNVCFRLRGRFDITNYPSITFHFQQANYVVPDYKANFVMTSMEIVCLGIFRGQTDTPAFTLGAMQQTNKRILYNIMDRSLSFATEYCELDS, encoded by the coding sequence ATGGGTGGaacctttttcatttttctttttacaaTTTCTAATGTTTCATTACTGTTAATCTCAGTAACAGCGGTGAACCCAAAAAAAGGTTTTAGTATGAGGATGATCCATATAGACTCCAAAGAATCACCTTTATATCCAGGTGCTCATTTAACAAGAGGCGAAAGGCTTCAAAGACTCTTCAAACAATCTAAAGCTCAAGCACGTTACATCAAGTCACAAATATTACTCCGTAACAATGCAACACTTTCCATGAATCCTAATATTGCACGTTTGCCCGTAGTTTACGAACAAAGATTGTTATATGTTGCAAAGGTTGGTTTAGGTACGTTTCCTGGTAGACGACAATCATTCATGAATTATAATTTGATGATTGATTCAGGTAGTGATCAAATATGGCTTCAATGTGAAGGTGCCGCAAAGTCTTTTAATCAAGATATGCCTCTTTATCCTTGGAAATCATCAACTACATATCATCCTATTCCTTGTAATACACATCCTCTTTGCAAAGGAGACAAGTGCAATGCTGATGGACAATGCACTTATGTAACTGAATATATGACTGGATCAGTTACATCTGGTATTTTTGCTGAAGAAAAATTCACTCTAGGCTCTGATACTGGTggcactgaaagtattcaattaCACATGGGTTGTGGTTTTTTCcaacaaaattttgaaaagttTATAGGTAATAATCATTTAGTTGGAAAACCAGATCTTATTGCAGGAATACTCGGCTTGGGATCAGGAAAATGGTCTTTTCTAAATCAATTAGGTGTTGCGGGACAAGGTAAGTTTTCCTATTGTTTCGAgacatttaatccaaatattgaGGGATCAAATACATATTTAAGGTTTGGTGCAGATGCGACAATTGGAGGCGTACTTCAAAAAGTACATACAACTCCCATTGTTGTGCCCGAGTTTGAGACGTCGCTttattatttaaatctagaagatATTAGTGTGGGTAACAAAAGAGTAGGATTTCCTAGAAATGCTTTCAAGCAAAACAATCGAAGAGTTGGCGGTGCTATCATAGATTCTGGTGCACCAATATCCATTATGTATAAAAATCATTTCGATAGAGTTGCTGACTTGGTGAAGGAACATTTTAACAGGATCGGAATAGAATATATTGGTTCCCAAGAATGTTTTAATGTTTGTTTCCGCCTACGAGGACGATTTGATATTACTAACTATCCATCCATAACATTTCATTTTCAACAGGCCAATTATGTTGTTCCAGATTATAAAGCTAACTTTGTGATGACATCTATGGAAATTGTTTGTTTAGGAATTTTCAGAGGACAAACTGATACACCAGCTTTTACTTTGGGAGCAATGCAACAAACTAATAAAAGGATTCTGTATAATATTATGGATAGGTCACTCTCGTTCGCTACAGAGTATTGCGAGTTGGATTCATAA